Genomic DNA from Bacteroidota bacterium:
TGAATGGTTTGGAGTGGAAGGAAATTATCCTAAACCTAATGCATATTTTGAAGGACCTGACACTGTTTGTCTTGGTGCACCAGTATTTTTTGAAAATCTAACAAAAAATGATAATTATTCTTATTCATGGGATTTTGATAATGACGGATTTGTAGATTCTTATGGTGAAGATGGAGAATTTTCATATATGTTTCTTCCATGGAATAATCCTGTTAAATGTAAACTAACAGTTACAAGTTGTGGTGGTGATAGTACATTTACAAAATTCGTTTACGTTAAACAACCAAATACTGCACCTATACCTAATTTTACTGCTGATGTTACAAGACCTGTTGTATCAAAAGACGTTGTAACTTTTACCGACTTATCCGAAGGTTGTATTAATACATGGGAATGGTCAATTTCTCCAACATCATTTACCGCTGTAAATGGATTCCCTAATTCAAGAAATCCTCAGGTAACATTTAATGACACAGGTTATTATCACGTTACACTTAAAGGTGGATATTTTGGAAAAGATAGTACAATAACAAAAGACAGCTTTATTTATGTTATTAATTATTGTTATCCTAATGTTAAAAATTTAAATCCTGATATTGGAATAAGCAGAGTAGTAATTGCCGATATTAACAACTCATCACAAATCGGAAGTCAAGGATATACAGATTATTCAGGTTCAAGTGCCACAGCACTTGATTTGCAAGGTAAATATCTAATTACTCTTGAAAGAAATACTACTTACAATGCAATGAACAGAAAAGTTTGGATTGATTTTGATATTGATGGAGAATTTGATGCTAGTGAAATAGTTGCACAAGAAGGTTCAGCACAAACAATCTCTTGGTCAGATTCAATAGCAATTCCTGCTAATGCTACAGAAGGTGCTACAAGAATGAGAGTGGCAACAAGTCTTGGAAGTATGTCAAATGACCCATGTGGTGAAAGACTATTTGGTGAAATTGAAGATTACAGAATTTTTATACGACCTGATGCAACACCTCCTATTATTACTTTAATAGGACAAGATACTGTTACACTTGATCAGTGTACATGTCCTTATAACGAAGCAGGTGCTTCAGCACTTGACAATATTGACGGTATTGTAACAGCAAGCTTAGTAAGTAATAATGTAGATTGTTCTGAAGAAGGTATTTATTATGTTACTTATGAAGCAAAAGATAGCAGAGATAATTTAGCAACAAAAACAAGAGTAGTTATTGTTGAAGCCGACAACATTAATCCTACAGTTTCACTTGTTGGAAATGCTGTTTATTACAATGAAGTTCATAATGCTTATGTAGAACCCGGATATACTGCTGATGATACTTGTAGCGGATTAGACACTGTTTTGATTCTCGGAACAGTTAATTTCCATGAATTAGGTGAATACATACTGAATTATGTTGCTTACGACAACAAAGGAAATACTGACACTGTTTCAAGAAAAATTGTTGTTGGTGATACAACATTACCACAAGTTAGCCTTAAAGGTTATTCAATTGTAACTATTGAAGTACACAATCAATTTAATGACGAATGGGTTGATGTAAGTGATAATTACTGCGATAGTGCAGATATAATTGTTTCTGTAAGAGGTAGTGTTGACACTGAAAAATTAGGTAGTTATTCATTATATTATGATGTTACAGATTGCAACGGAAACGGAGTTGTTACGGTTTCAAGAACAGTAAATGTTGTTGATACTACTGCTCCTGTTATTACTTATAATTATAATGATGGAGATACAATTACTGTTGAAGTATTTGACAGATTTGAATTACCTAATCTACAAATTACTGATAACTATGATGAAGGTTTGAATGCTTTAGAAACAGGTTCTTTTATTACTACATTCCCAAGCAGAGAAGCCACTACATTAGGTGTTTATGATGCAGTTTATA
This window encodes:
- a CDS encoding DUF5011 domain-containing protein gives rise to the protein KDAKQGYWWYHNGVFKTNDLHYTTTFGAGTYSDTISLTVENCGGTDTYTKIIVIDTPSAAPNASFIADLNLVQTYYPVQFTDISTNCPSSWSWTVSPDSVYDGGLGVWMSTITYIPPTFPTSQNPLISFDYPGQYKICLTASNIKGASSTCKEEYIIVKPSQWMCMYVMPSVSNSIFGYLYDDGGPQSNYIDNQNCEIALTPCAEELTFSFSEFKVSSGDYFRIYEGKDNTGTPLWNQSIFGTNGITGNLGSNNMDTSYTSNTGYIFIEWESNASGTNTGFEGEWFGVEGNYPKPNAYFEGPDTVCLGAPVFFENLTKNDNYSYSWDFDNDGFVDSYGEDGEFSYMFLPWNNPVKCKLTVTSCGGDSTFTKFVYVKQPNTAPIPNFTADVTRPVVSKDVVTFTDLSEGCINTWEWSISPTSFTAVNGFPNSRNPQVTFNDTGYYHVTLKGGYFGKDSTITKDSFIYVINYCYPNVKNLNPDIGISRVVIADINNSSQIGSQGYTDYSGSSATALDLQGKYLITLERNTTYNAMNRKVWIDFDIDGEFDASEIVAQEGSAQTISWSDSIAIPANATEGATRMRVATSLGSMSNDPCGERLFGEIEDYRIFIRPDATPPIITLIGQDTVTLDQCTCPYNEAGASALDNIDGIVTASLVSNNVDCSEEGIYYVTYEAKDSRDNLATKTRVVIVEADNINPTVSLVGNAVYYNEVHNAYVEPGYTADDTCSGLDTVLILGTVNFHELGEYILNYVAYDNKGNTDTVSRKIVVGDTTLPQVSLKGYSIVTIEVHNQFNDEWVDVSDNYCDSADIIVSVRGSVDTEKLGSYSLYYDVTDCNGNGVVTVSRTVNVVDTTAPVITYNYNDGDTITVEVFDRFELPNLQITDNYDEGLNALETGSFITTFPSREATTLGVYDAVYTVTDASFNTESITLYIKVVDTEKPIITLIGLSVENVCRYEEVLTDSVTVSDNYYSYTNTDVNRTGSYFTDYLINRREGFYAIRYNITDGSNNVADEVVRYIDVAYCAYKYDATEETGLSELISVYPNPTKGIFVLDIELPKAENINVQIVNTLGKTIKTIDLRNITKVNYEIDLGEFSNGLYFVRIQTDNDISVKRITLTK